The genomic DNA GACTCTCCATTCAAAGATCCAAACAACACATATACAAAAGATTTGTCAACATACAAAAATGGTGATTCTCATATACTAAAAGTAATTGCAGACAatagatattttgattttaaagatATTCCTCATCGTagtcaaataaataaaagcctCCAATAGGGCATGGATTAAGCAGGCCATAGTAAGACAGTAGAAAATTACCAAAGGGAAGCTCAACCAGTGAAGTTGGTTTAGCACGCAATCCATATTGTTTGCAGCgttcattcaaaattttcactagTTCCTCCAGGCCTACTTGGATAGTATCAGCACGTTGCTGCAAAGCCCAATATTGACTTAAATACATGTTCTCATAAAATCTCCAGCTAAATATTCACAGTGAAAAGTATACCTGAAGGGAACCATCACCACTGTCTCCTTCCATTTTGACAATTGCCTGATATAAATCCATTTTTTTCTCCTGCAAGTAAAACCAAttgcaaaataatatatttagaaaaaCGGAGGTGAACTGTACAGCAATCACAGAAGCTAAAAATAATAGCAAACTGACTTCAACTGACTCCATAGAAGAAAAAACATTCATGCCCATCACTGAACCAAAATTACCTGAATATCACGAAATGTGGACTCTTCCAGAGTTAGTTTGGAGGCTACATCTCCAGACTGCTTGTATTTCTCCTCATACTTCTTTGCCAGCAACTCAACCTGAAATACAAGTCACTCCGATTGGTCCAATAAGAAGCAAAATaatagaaccaaaaaaaaaaaaattaaagcaaataaCAAAAGGAGATACCTCACGTCTGTCTCCAGCCACCCTTTCTGTGATCTCATTCAGTCGATTGTCACATCTGCTTTTGTATAAAATCTGAAATcaggtaaaaaataaaaacagtaaagaaaaggaaatatcAGCACTTCATCTTGACATTTCCATcacaaaaatgataaatataacaattttcccctaaatacatttgatgaattttaaaaaaattacaagaaacaaaaaattttaaaaatatacaaaagagATATTTCCAACTACTTGCATCAAATGTACAGATAAGGCAGCTAAAAGAATGTTATACAGAAGGTAAAGTTAATTATgtaatgtcaatttttttgtttatagcaTAACTATTTTTAATTCTCAAAACTCACACAACATGTAAGCATCAAAgcataaaatcaattgaagccTAAGTTTATCTATGATTATCATGACTGTTTTgcataattcaaatcaaaatgactacttttgaaaattatacagTTGTCAAAAGGGAAAAACTTCAAGGGTGCATACTCACAAGTTCCTGCATCTTGGCACGATAGAACTGTATCTTCTCTCTGGATGTCAATATCTCCTTTTCCAATTCTTCAACCttaaataataatgatgaaaCAAATCAGatttaaattttccaaaatgACCTACAATGAGCACTACCATTCAAAATATAGCTCTAAGAACAGCAGTTAGTGTAACTTAAACCATGCCACATCTCAAAATAATTGATTGGTTTCACttaaatgcaaaaaatatacataaatatatgtatatatttaatactagGACACTCTAATAGGAAATAAGACTGAGAATGCCAGTAAAATTCTACTGATTTGGATGCAcccagaaataaaaaaattctggaATACAACCATAATTTAGAGAATAAACAAACATGTCACGTTTGTTTTAACTGAATAAATCAGCATCCACTCAATGGTTCAAGAATAAACAAACTGCTCAGATGATTTGGAAGAAATTTCCTTCACTAGTTAGAAAAATGTGAACACCAATTGAAATTATTCCCAAGACATATCTAGAAATGACATCAACATAAAGactattatattaaaagaaattcaaCGTATGAGCCATAACAGGTTATGCATGCTTTAAACAAGACATAATTGCATAGTCAGTACCTTTTTATCTGCCTCAGTTGCCTCTTTGAGCTTAGCATTCAATGATTCCTGTTCTTCTTTGCTCAGTTGATCCACAAGAAGCTTTTCCAGAGCAGGAACTTTGGGCTTTTGTTGAGCCGGCTGTACAGTTCTATCAGGATGAACTGGAGGAACCGGCCTTGGTGGCTTTCCTGCAGGAGGTCTAACACCATGTGGTGGTTGTGAACCTGTtcaaaaatttcctttttaactTGCAAATACATCAATAAAAGGGAGACAATGTTGCAACTACAAAATAATTGTGACACAGTAAGAAAAACAATACCTCCAACATGGCCCCATGCTGCACTCCCATGTGGAACTGTAGGCTGGCCCGGAAGAGAAAATAGAGCATCTTCAGGCATGATAGTGCTTGGAAGCATCGTAGGAAGAGGACGCCCTTCTCTGAAACGTTCCATCAGATAGAGAGCAATGCAAAACTCCTTCAATGAGAGCATACTGTCATTATCTTGGTCAGATAGATCCCACACCTGTTTTAAGACCTCTGAAAAACCAACAAGAATAACATAGTTATCATATGGTAAGCGAAAGATGATATTAACCAACCCCCAAGGACAAAATTTTAGTTCACACCAACAACCAACCTATTCAGGAATTTTTCTAATCCAAATTTACTATAATGTCATATCAAATGTTCAGCCAAATCTGGCAAAGCATATTGCGAAGAATAGctaaaaaatttatcccttTTTcaccaaaaattaataaagctTATCTTTACATAACTAGCAAGtcttaaaaccaaaaaatagcTAACAATCAATATAGAGCTACAAGTTAGAccagaaaaaaattgaactcaCACTTAAACAACAGAAGGATACTAgcaggaaaaaagaaaaaagagcaaCATCTAAAATACTACCTCTTGGAAGCCTCCAACTCAAGAACAGGTTACGTGCCTGTTCACCAGTGATTTTCCCATCTCTATCTGTATCTACTTGCACAAAAACTTTAGTATACTTTTGAACCTCAGACTGAGTCATTTTTGGCCATGGAATATTGGGCTGTGAAGAAGCTGGATTTGCAGCTCCAAGAGGAAACCCAGTTGAAGTAGGAGCAGTGATACTCTGAACTGGAAATTGATTATTTGGTTTCACTGCTGACTGAACTTGCTGATACTGAACACCCAAAGGTGGTTGAGGAATTGAACTCTGTTTGGATTCAACTGGACTTGGTTCCACTGATGGTACAGGTCTGGAGGATGCTGGAATAATTGCACTTGAGACAGGTAAGCTAGCTGCAGAAGATGTCACAGCAGGTTGCTTTGGTTGAACTGGAGTTGCAGAAAATACATCTCCAAAAAGTGAGTCAGAGGGAAACCCATTGCTTGAAACAACCAAGGCTTTAGAATCTGAAACTTGAGGCACTGGTGCAGTAGCTGGGGTCTGCCCTGATGTTGCTGGTGGTCTAGGTTGAACAGAGGAAGTCAAACTTGAAGCTGTCAAACCAAATCCATCTTGAGCTGAGGAAGCACTGATCCCTTTGGCAGGAACTTGTGAAGTTGCAGGCCCTAAAGGACCACCTGTAGCTCCACCAAGATAGTTAGTTGATACATTTGAAGTTGGAGGGCGAGCTACTAGCATAGTACTTCCACTTTGCATACCCCGGCTTGCAATCACTTGTTGGGGATGAGGTCCAGCACCAGAAGACACTGATTGGGGTGGCATAAAGTGGTTTGGTTGAGATGGGAAAAACTGTTGGTTTGTGCTTGCATTTCCAAGGCCTTGTGGTCCTCTAACACCAATGTTTTGAGGTGATGGTGGTCGGTTAACACTCAGCTGTGGAGCATTTCCAGCAGTGCTTGCATTACCAAAGCCATATGGTCCTCTAACACCAATGTTTTGAGGTAACGGAGGTTGATTTGCACTCAACTGTGAAGCAGGTGCTCCTGGCCTAGACTGAGAACTTGGTGTAGCTGCAAGGTTTATTTGGGGAGCAGGAATTTTAGCAGAAGCAGGACCATATAATGCTGCCTTCACTATGTCTGGAGTCAATTCTCGCTTACTTTGTGCCACAGTAACGAGTTTAAGAGCATTGTAAAATTCTGCTCGATTAAGAAAGCCAGCTTTTCTCTGATCAGCATGTGTCCATACCTGCACAAGACAGAACCATGCATACAGTTCCAAGAGATCAAGTTCCCAACAAAAAATACGTCTAAAAAGCTAACACAATATGTGTTAAAAAATTGCTAAAACATTAAAGTAAATCACTCAATCCTGACACACAATGAACGGTTATCCTTCTCCTAACACTGCCTCTGGACtgaaaaacgaaactaaaactATTACTAGCATCTCAAC from Mangifera indica cultivar Alphonso chromosome 16, CATAS_Mindica_2.1, whole genome shotgun sequence includes the following:
- the LOC123199176 gene encoding epidermal growth factor receptor substrate 15-like, with the protein product MAGQNATSTDLFDAYFRRADLDGDGQISGAEAVAFFQGSNLPKQVLAQVWTHADQRKAGFLNRAEFYNALKLVTVAQSKRELTPDIVKAALYGPASAKIPAPQINLAATPSSQSRPGAPASQLSANQPPLPQNIGVRGPYGFGNASTAGNAPQLSVNRPPSPQNIGVRGPQGLGNASTNQQFFPSQPNHFMPPQSVSSGAGPHPQQVIASRGMQSGSTMLVARPPTSNVSTNYLGGATGGPLGPATSQVPAKGISASSAQDGFGLTASSLTSSVQPRPPATSGQTPATAPVPQVSDSKALVVSSNGFPSDSLFGDVFSATPVQPKQPAVTSSAASLPVSSAIIPASSRPVPSVEPSPVESKQSSIPQPPLGVQYQQVQSAVKPNNQFPVQSITAPTSTGFPLGAANPASSQPNIPWPKMTQSEVQKYTKVFVQVDTDRDGKITGEQARNLFLSWRLPREVLKQVWDLSDQDNDSMLSLKEFCIALYLMERFREGRPLPTMLPSTIMPEDALFSLPGQPTVPHGSAAWGHVGGSQPPHGVRPPAGKPPRPVPPVHPDRTVQPAQQKPKVPALEKLLVDQLSKEEQESLNAKLKEATEADKKVEELEKEILTSREKIQFYRAKMQELILYKSRCDNRLNEITERVAGDRREVELLAKKYEEKYKQSGDVASKLTLEESTFRDIQEKKMDLYQAIVKMEGDSGDGSLQQRADTIQVGLEELVKILNERCKQYGLRAKPTSLVELPFGWQPGIQEGAADWDEDWDKFEDEGFTLVKELTLDVQNVVAPRKPKSSPVRKDETSMNNGLNTSSTDTEAKLEITSKGEESTENELTHDQNENGLARSLPDTPDGSAAAENKSQEVQDSQIMKNIGADGSPHAKETRSDQDGTESVFSGDKVFDEPSWGTFDTHYDTESVWGFDTESTKDMDHDRRESSLFGLDDFGLKPIKTDSSRSNIMFLGKSSSIFADSVPSTPAYSTYGNSPRQFNSGPDDYSFNKGKSVFADSVPSTPAYNFGSSPRRFSMGMEEPSFDSFSRFDSFNTRDSGFLQSPHHSLARFDSFRSTTDSDQSHDLSMRFDSFNAHDSGFFQSSQSSLARFDSIRSTRDSDHSHGFPTFDDTDPFRSTGPFKTSIDGQTPKSSSDFIDPFGSTEPFSASVEVRKKSSEYSDPFSSTGPFSTSVGSQTQKKTPEWSAF